The genomic segment TTTTTTCAAAAGGGGTTGATTAGGATTAGCTAATTCCAGAAGCTTAACTGCTGAGGTAATTCCAAAAACATTTTCCAGATAAGGTAATAAACCATTAGTCATAATTGCAGCTAATATACCATTTATTATGCCCCAACTAGTAAATTTTAAAACCTCAACCCAATTTAACGGTTGGGTCAAACTATATGCAAAAATCGTCAATGCAGCAGCTCCGCTGACAAAGAAACCAGCCCGAACCAGATCAGAGCGTTGACTTACTTCCGAAACGCTGAAGACCCCTGTTATACCGCTAACCAACAAAACAGCCCCGACAGAAGCATCTCCTCCGGTAATAATAACAATCAAAAAACTGAGTACAGTTGTAAATACAATTGCTATCATTGAATCGAGAAGTATAGAAATCAAAATGGAAACGGCTGCAATTGGTACCAGATATCCGGTATTACTTAACCTGAAGAGAGTAAATAACTTCGCAATTATAAGGATTAAAATTGAAAGTAATCCCAATAAAAGAAGGGAATTCTCATCCTTAAATAATTTGGGATGATACTGATATAAATAGTATATGGTTACTGCCATTAAAATGAAAATAATAACAATCAACCCACTTATGGTTCGAAAGTTAATCTGAGGTCGCCTAAGTCCTAATGCTTCTAAAATAGCAATATCCTCTTCTGTAACCACATTACCAGAGCGAATGATAATCTCACCCTGCTTTATTGTTCTTTCCACCGGTGCTACTTTTGCCATAGCTTCTTCCTGTCGACGGCGGGTCTCTTCAACATCCAGCACAAGGTTAGGCTGAACCACCTGGTCAGCAATAGTAGTAAGCAATCCTTTAATAGGAGTAGAATAATTGGTATTTTCAATATTCATGGCAATCTTTGTCTTAATATTCTCTAGATAGGATGGTTGAATCCCTTTATCCAGATAGCTTAAAATAAGTTCTTTCAAATATTTTTCCAGATTATCCAATGTTTCAGGATCCTGTTTTAAGGCCAGTTCTATCTCTTCAGGTGAAATCTCAAAGTCCACTTCCCGCTGAATCATCTTTACCTTCTCTTCAAAGGTCAAAGGGGATACATCTCCAGAAATTTGACTGATTTCATTTGGAGGTATTTCAAGTTCTTGATATTTGCGGATTATATTAAAAAATCCCCTAATATCATTCTGAACCTTTCGGCTAATTGCCGGATCGGTTCTCCATACTTTTATAACTTCCTCTGCTGCTTTCTGCTTCATCTCTTGAGTTTTCTTTTTATCCACATAAGTGGTTGTAATAGGTGCTACTATATCCTGCCTTGCCACCTCTCCTACTTCCAATTTAACAGCATTGGGGATAAAATCAATGGTCATTATTAAAGTAATACTTAAGAAAATTCCTAAAGCCAGGACACTCCGCCGAATTTTTGAGTTTTGAATGACTTCAGAAGCAAAAATACGTTTAAAACTTTTTTTTAAATCGAGCAAAAATGACATCCTTCTCATCTCCCATTTTGCTTACTCTTTTTTGCTCTCTTTTCATATTCTTCGTAAGCATTTAAAATTTCTTGAACTAATCTATGGCGAACCACATCCTGACCGGTTAAATAAACAAATTCTATTCCACTAATATTTTTCAGGATATTTTGAACCAAAGCCAGTCCAGATTTTTTATGTCGTGGCAAATCTATCTGTGTAATATCTCCGGTCACAACAGCTTTGGAATGATATCCCAATCTGGTCAAAAACATTTTCATCTGTTCAGGAGTGGTATTCTGTGCTTCATCCATAATTACAAAACAATCGTCTAAAGTTCGCCCCCGCATATAAGCAAGGGGAGCAACTTCAATTATATCTTTATCCAGATACTGCTGTACTTTTTCAGAACCTAAAATATCATATAATGCATCATAAAGTGGTCTTAAATATGGATCTACCTTTCTCTGCAAATCTCCCGGCAAAAATCCCAGCCGCTCACCTGCTTCAATAGCAGGTCTGGTTAAAATAATCCGGCTTACCCTCCTGTTTAAAAGAGCATTAACAGCCATAACCATAGCCAGATAGGTCTTACCTGTACCCGCAGGGCCAATACCAAAAACAATATCATTCTTCCTAATAGCATCTACATACCGCTTCTGGCCCTTAGTTTTAGGTCTTATCTTCTTACCCCGATAAGTAACCTGTATAATATCATCATGCAGGTCACTTAATTTAGCATCTTCCTCTTTTTGATAAATTTGAATAGCATATCTTAAATCTCCTTCTGTAAGATAGTTTCCTTTTTCTATAATATCACTCAATTCTTTTAAAAGCCTATGCACTGTCTCGACTTCTTTAATATCATCACCCATGATAACAATTTGATTTCCTCTAGCTGCTAATCTTACATCAAAAGCATCTTCAATCATCAGTAAGTTTCGATCATTTTGGCCAAAAAGTTGTAAAGCATCTTCATTGCTATCAATCAGAAATAAGCGTTGAATCAATTATCCTTCCTCCTTCACTTCCCTGGATAAAGGTTTTGCAATATCTTCTTCAACTTCCAGAAGTACCTTTACCCTTACTATATTATTTTCCTTCTTACCATCGTCTATTATAAATGATTTTGACTGAATAATTATAGCATCTGATGAAAGAGAATTCAATATTGACCTTAACGCTTCATCTTTAGCTAAAAAGATAGCAGTATCCCGGGTACGTTTTTCTTTATAGATTACCGTTTCTATATATTCTTCCTTAATTATTTCGATAGGAAGGGTCATATTCCTCCATAAAGAGAATGATTTAACCCTTTTTTCAACTTGATAATGTTGATAATTTATCTTCCGCGGCCCCGAAAGATGAAAAATTTTAGAACCAATCTTCAGTTGAACAATTTTTTCCCGTTTACCGGTCGGCCATTCTTCCACTACCGTTATAGGAGCTTCTCCATATCCTTCATACCAGACCCGTGCTTTAACAATTCCCCTGGCTGATTCAGGTTCTTCATCAGCAGGTGGTAAATAAGGCGGCAAATTTCCCTCATAATCAGGTTCAGCAAAGGTCTCATACCTATTAGCCGCTTTAATCAAAAGTTGACCTGCTTTAACCGTATCCCCTTCTTTGACAACCGGTTTTCCATGAAGAACAATTAACTGGGTAATAACTCCTGAGCGAGCAGCAATGATATCAGTCAGACTCTCTTTCTTGATTAATTTTTTCTCCACAATCTTTATTTGTAATTTGGTTCCCTGTAAAGAAGCATCAACCCAAGAAATTTCCTTCAAATCTATTAATATAGTCCTTTCAAGACGGCTTAAATTCACATGATTTAATAACATTCCCCGTCTGATTCCGGATTTTAAAATCAATTTTTTTATTTCTTCTGTAGTAACCCGTTTATTCCCCTCAATTTCAATAAACCATAGAAAAGAAGAAAACGCTTTGAGCAAAATAAAA from the Anoxybacter fermentans genome contains:
- a CDS encoding HD family phosphohydrolase, with product MSFLLDLKKSFKRIFASEVIQNSKIRRSVLALGIFLSITLIMTIDFIPNAVKLEVGEVARQDIVAPITTTYVDKKKTQEMKQKAAEEVIKVWRTDPAISRKVQNDIRGFFNIIRKYQELEIPPNEISQISGDVSPLTFEEKVKMIQREVDFEISPEEIELALKQDPETLDNLEKYLKELILSYLDKGIQPSYLENIKTKIAMNIENTNYSTPIKGLLTTIADQVVQPNLVLDVEETRRRQEEAMAKVAPVERTIKQGEIIIRSGNVVTEEDIAILEALGLRRPQINFRTISGLIVIIFILMAVTIYYLYQYHPKLFKDENSLLLLGLLSILILIIAKLFTLFRLSNTGYLVPIAAVSILISILLDSMIAIVFTTVLSFLIVIITGGDASVGAVLLVSGITGVFSVSEVSQRSDLVRAGFFVSGAAALTIFAYSLTQPLNWVEVLKFTSWGIINGILAAIMTNGLLPYLENVFGITSAVKLLELANPNQPLLKKLLMEAPGTYHHSILVGNLVEAAADKVGADSLLARVGAYYHDIGKIKRPYFFSDNQFGGENPHDKLSPGLSTLIIKSHVKDGVEMAKKYKLPKPIIDIIQQHHGTNLISFFYQEALKDEKYENVNEDEFRYEGPKPQTREAALIMLADITEAAVRSKGFNRSNHNRIEGLVRELIRKKLEEGQLDECDLTLKDLDKIATSFTKVLTGIYHYRIEYPENIAREMKGVQVVNGDSHK
- a CDS encoding PhoH family protein, yielding MIQRLFLIDSNEDALQLFGQNDRNLLMIEDAFDVRLAARGNQIVIMGDDIKEVETVHRLLKELSDIIEKGNYLTEGDLRYAIQIYQKEEDAKLSDLHDDIIQVTYRGKKIRPKTKGQKRYVDAIRKNDIVFGIGPAGTGKTYLAMVMAVNALLNRRVSRIILTRPAIEAGERLGFLPGDLQRKVDPYLRPLYDALYDILGSEKVQQYLDKDIIEVAPLAYMRGRTLDDCFVIMDEAQNTTPEQMKMFLTRLGYHSKAVVTGDITQIDLPRHKKSGLALVQNILKNISGIEFVYLTGQDVVRHRLVQEILNAYEEYEKRAKKSKQNGR
- the yqfD gene encoding sporulation protein YqfD, yielding MIKAIWRYIKGYVVVELKGNALERLLNKMSNFGIELWDIRRITHGFRFKMNAGDYYRLRPLIRYRKCTARIYKKKGLPFIKFRIGRRKAMIIGILFFFILLKAFSSFLWFIEIEGNKRVTTEEIKKLILKSGIRRGMLLNHVNLSRLERTILIDLKEISWVDASLQGTKLQIKIVEKKLIKKESLTDIIAARSGVITQLIVLHGKPVVKEGDTVKAGQLLIKAANRYETFAEPDYEGNLPPYLPPADEEPESARGIVKARVWYEGYGEAPITVVEEWPTGKREKIVQLKIGSKIFHLSGPRKINYQHYQVEKRVKSFSLWRNMTLPIEIIKEEYIETVIYKEKRTRDTAIFLAKDEALRSILNSLSSDAIIIQSKSFIIDDGKKENNIVRVKVLLEVEEDIAKPLSREVKEEG